In one Dermacentor variabilis isolate Ectoservices chromosome 4, ASM5094787v1, whole genome shotgun sequence genomic region, the following are encoded:
- the LOC142578923 gene encoding post-GPI attachment to proteins factor 2-like, protein MDASVPIEHVLLRIKVLNLAYLTVALPLFTLIFCFVTSMLFQYTAVNTTVCKVYNFCPSVSAITGISPQRYVWRMGVALHTGPRLLLASLYPRYFARRAALVPAPKRALFSRLTRANYALHLAEALSLVGVTYVSNRENYPVHEKIFIVFMVSSLLYMVGTCMAVHMCAHKDDTQMERKSRRLKFSLLVLTLAASAGMLFFFYKHRIHCVELAFSWFSICEYVICLCNMAFHLTLVYDIPNEELLVGLPVTKAVCSSSSASSRKDQ, encoded by the exons ATGGATGCGTCAGTACCAATAGAGCACGTGCTGTTGAGAATCAAGGTTCTCAACCTGGCCTACCTGACTGTCGCGCTGCCTCTATTCACTTTGATTTTCTGCTTCGTCACGTCAATGTTGTTCCAGTATACCGCTGTGAATACGACAGTCTGCAAG GTGTACAACTTCTGCCCGTCCGTGAGCGCCATCACGGGCATCTCGCCGCAGCGCTACGTGTGGCGCATGGGCGTCGCGCTGCACACGGGCCCGCGGCTGCTGCTGGCGTCGCTCTACCCTCGCTACTTCGCGCGCCGCGCCGCCCTGGTGCCGGCCCCCAAGAGGGCGCTCTTCTCGCGCCTGACGCGCGCCAACTACGCGCTGCACCTAGCCGAGGCCCTGTCCCTGGTGGGCGTCACGTACGTCTCGAACCGCGAGAACTACCCGGTGCACGAGAAAATCTTCATCGTCTTCATGGTCTCGTCGCTGCTCTACATGGTCGGCACGTGCATGGCGGTGCACATGTGCGCCCACAAGGACGACACCCAGATG GAACGTAAGTCGCGTCGCCTCAAATTCTCACTGCTGGTGCTGACCCTGGCGGCCAGTGCAGGCATGCTCTTCTTCTTCTACAAGCACCGAATCCACTGCGTCGAACTGG CGTTCAGCTGGTTCTCCATCTGCGAGTACGTGATCTGCCTGTGTAACATGGCGTTCCACCTGACCCTCGTGTACGACATCCCCAACGAGGAGCTGCTCGTCGGCCTGCCCGTGACGAAGGCCGTCTGCTCTTCTTCCTCCGCCTCTTCCCGGAAGGACCAATGA